A genomic region of Melanotaenia boesemani isolate fMelBoe1 chromosome 13, fMelBoe1.pri, whole genome shotgun sequence contains the following coding sequences:
- the LOC121651232 gene encoding membrane cofactor protein-like, with amino-acid sequence MEGRVVCEGIKCSPPPAIVNGHVDPDEEAYNYRQVVTYVCDNDYTLEGAKQGTCLENHEFSHKPPICKPKDCSRPGGGSYMHLKGNDNRKDTFPHNSTVTFECNEGFNDEGGSPQSTCTAGRWSPVELRCEIKNCGTPKNVTNGHINYERTEYNDKATIRCDHGYKLIGNSEITCKMMGWSEPSTCQVVTCVSPPVVANGSFTPVKDVYRYEDSVVYSCDDGYKLLGSETLKCKNNDTFLPDPPQCKRQDEDKILAEPGLGFLFGYTLLRWSSLASLLVILL; translated from the exons ATGGAGGGCAGGGTTGTATGTGAAG GAATAAAATGTTCCCCACCACCAGCAATTGTGAATGGGCATGTCGATCCTGATGAAGAAGCTTATAACTACAGACAAGTTGTGACATACGTGTGTGACAATGACTATACACTTGAAGGGGCAAAACAAGGGACATGTTTAGAAAACCATGAATTCAGCCATAAACCTCCAATATGTAAAC CTAAGGACTGTTCCAGACCTGGTGGAGGATCCTACATGCATCTGAAAGGAAATGATAATAGAAAAGATACATTCCCACATAACTCCACAGTTACATTTGAATGTAATGAAGGCTTCAACGATGAAGGAGGGTCACCACAGAGTACTTGTACTGCTGGCCGTTGGAGTCCTGTGGAACTGAGATGCGAGA TTAAGAACTGTGGTACACCTAAAAACGTGACGAATGGACATATAAACTATGAGCGGACTGAGTACAATGACAAAGCTACGATTCGTTGTGACCATGG GTACAAATTAATTGGAAATTCAGAAATCACTTGTAAAATGATGGGATGGAGCGAACCATCGACATGTCAAG TGGTGACATGTGTTTCACCACCAGTGGTTGCAAATGGCAGTTTCACCCCTGTTAAAGATGTCTACCGCTATGAAGACTCTGTGGTTTACTCCTGTGATGATGGTTATAAACTCCTTGGatcagaaacattaaaatgtaaaaataatgatacattcctccctgatcctccacagtGTAAAC gTCAAGATGAAGACAAGATTTTAGCAG AGCCTGGGCTGGGGTTCCTCTTTGGGTATACACTGCTGCGCTGGAGTTCGCTTGCATCCTTACTGGTGATTCTGTTATAG